The DNA region TCGCCCCAACGCCGGCGGTCAACCCAACAACGTCTATTTCTGCATCGACCCCGGGTCCGCACCTCACGGGTTCGAGTACCAGCTATCGGCGTACCGTGAGTGGAAGCAGCACGTGCGTTCGTTTGTGACGCGTCAAGACCTCGACCCAGATAGCAGCAGCGTCCACATCGACCTGGGCGAGGCGGGAACGGTCGCCGAGGTCGCCGACTTGCGGCTCATCAACTACGGTCCCGATCGGGCCCCCGACACGCTCCCTAGATCAACGGTGGTGTACCGGGGACGCGCTGCCGATTCGGCTTGGCGTGCAGAAGCGCTGGATCGAATCGAGAGGATCCGCAAGGGCGCCCTGGTCGTGCGAGTCGTCGATGCCCAAGGCGACCCAATTCCCAACGCCAGCGTCACCGTCGTGCAGCAGAGGCACGCATTCGGGTTCGGCGCCGCGGTGAACTCAGAAGTCCTGGGCGCCAAAGAAAGCGATTTCCCGGTCCAGCCCAAGGGCAAGCTGAGCGTCACATGGGAGGATGCCCAGAGGTACCGTGAGGTCGTTAGGAAGTACTTCAATCGCGTGGTGTTCGAATCGGAGCTCCGTCCAGGCAACTGGGCGCTGATGAGGCGCGGCCAACCCGGTTGGGTACGCAGGCATGACATCTTAATGAACAGCACCCTCCCCTGGCTCAACGCCAATCGCATCGCGGCGCGCGGCCACTATCTCGGGTGGGCGCCGATGGACTTCAACGAGGTCGAGAAGCCGTTTCTTGGCGACCCACAGGCCCATAAGGCGTGGCTGTGGGGACACATGGCCGATGTGCTGCCTGAAACAGCTGGGTACGTCGCCGAATGGGACGCGATCAATCACATTGTCGGCTGGGGCAAACACACGTACGAGCAAGAATACGGTGGGCTAGAGATCTACGCCGAGATACTCGCCGAAGCCCGACGCCTGGCGCCGGGCGCTGCCCACGCGATCAATGAGGGCAAGGTCTTGCCCGATGGCTACAAACGCGAGCCCTACAAACGGATCATCCGTTTTCTAAACGAAGAAGGCCAAGCCCCGGACCTTGTTGGCTTCATGGCCCACTTTGACCTGAGCACTCTGACGCCCCCCGAAGAGCTGCTGGAGGTCTACGACGATTTCGCCAAGATAGCGCCCCGGCTTCAGCTGAGTGAACTCGACGTCGAGGTGGGCGACGACGAAGCCCTGCAGGCGGACTACTACCGCGACGTCCTGATCGCCACCTTCAGCCACCCCAATATCGAGGCAATCGTGCAGTGGGGGTTTTGGGAGCCAATGCACTGGAAACCCGCCGCCGCATTGTGGCGTGACGATTGGACCCTCAAGCCTGCCGGAGAGGTCTTCGTCGACCTGGTCGCCGGCCAATGGTGGACCAATGAAGAATTGACGACCAACCGCCAAGGGAAGTGCCGGCTGCGGGGGTTTCTTGGTGACTATCGCGTAACCGCCCGGCACGACGGAGTCGCGAGTACCAAGGAGGTCGCGCTCCGCCGCGAAGGCTCAAAGCTTCTCATACAACTGGAGTGACTCGCTGCGGAGGGCCGCGCACCGCGTTTGAACCATGCCCGCCGGATGCGGAACGTGGGGGGCTGGCCGAGTGGCCATATTCGCGACATGTCCATCGGAAACAGGCTCCTTACCGCTAACCTCGAAGTCGTCGCCGACGCTTGATTCGCAGCCGCTTTGAGAGTAGCGGGCCTTGATCCCAGAATCGTCAAAAATTCGCTTTTTTCTTGTCCACCTTCTAGAACACCCGACGTATTAAACGAACCAAGTGCAGGTTTGGCACAGACGCTCGCTGGTCGGCAGTCCCGGCGAGCGGAGCGGAATCTGGGGCTTGGTTCGACCACTTGTCGTGCTTGCTTGTCTAAAGATCTTTGGCTCTTGCCTGCCCTGCGCACGTTTATGTTTTGATCAGAGTTTTGCGCGAATTGCCCAAAACCGTCATCCGGGTTCCACTACCACTAATTGAGGAGTAAGAGACTCATGAGACGTAATCGCCTTGCCACAGTTGGTCTTCTGAACTGCACCCTGTTTGCAGCAAACTTGTCTCCCGCTGCGCTACTCCACCACTGGGCCTTCGACGACGGTTCTGGGGATACCGCCGTTGACTCTGCCGGCGCGAACAATGGCGCCATCGTCGGCGCGACTTGGGCGACGGGCGCCGGCGATCGCGCTTCGTATCTCAGTTTCAACGGGACTGATAGCCGCGTCGATCCTGCGCTGACGTTCCCATCCATCAGTCAGGCAGACTCCTCGTCTTGGGCCTTCTGGGTGAACCCTGCTTCGGCTCAGACGAACGACATCATCGTCGGCAACCGCAAAGACGGCAGCAATGTCGATATCGGCCCCGGCACAAGGAACTTCCTCAAGGTTACCCCGTTTAGCAGGTTCGACTTCCACCAAGGCGTCGCCAAGAGTGTCACGCTGACCACATTTCCAGTCGACGAGTGGACTCACTTCGCTTTTTCGCGATCGGGAGATCAGCTCACTTGGTACATCAACGGCGTTGCCGAAAATGGGGGCCTTCCTGCAACCATCCCTGGCCTAGACGCCGTCCCCAACGGAGCCATCCTCCCGTTCTACATCGGGGGCGAGCCCGGCCAAAATCAAAACGAGCACTTTGCCGGCGGCATCGACGACGTCCGAATCTACGACAGCGCAATTAGCGCGGCCGAAGTGCGTGCGCTGGCCGGGGTGGTGCCGGAGCCTTCGGCGCTACACCTCCTCTTTGCCGTCGGCGGGTTTCTTCTGATCTCTGGGTGGAGAACCAGGGAGCAGGCCTGCCCAAATGCGATCGAATCGCTCCGAGGATAGTTTGAATCGATCAAGAACCGCTGGCGTATCCACATGGCTGCGATGCAGTAAGTTTAACAATGGGTAGCAAGGCTATGACAATGAATCGTTTTCTCTCTTACGCAGTCCTCGTCGGATCAGTACTCGCTGTGAGTTCGTCGCAGGCGGTGCTGGTCGGTCACTGGCAATTCCAGGAGGGCGCCGGGGCAACGGCGGCCAACTCGGTCGTCGGCGGCGCCGTCGGCGCTATCACGAACGACGCCACTGGCGGGCTGGGCGTAGACGGCTCGGTGTGGGCGACCGACCCGGTGTTCGGTTCGGTGATCAGCTTCAACGGCGGCGCCGCCGACGCCGGGTTCGTTCGCGCCGGCAGTCTGCCCATATTGACCCTGGAGCAAGACTTCACCTGGGCGTTCCTCGCAAACAACCAAGAACCTACGCAGCCCAACAATATCATTGTCGGTAACCGCAGAGACGGAGGGTCACCCGAGGCCGAGTTCACCCCTCGGCAGTTCATCAAGTTCACTCCGACCAACTTCGAGTGGCATATGAACGCCAATACAAACGACAACTTCAACGTCGCCGATCTGACGGTAGGATATTGGAATCATCACGCCGTTGTAAAAGACGGCGCTCAGTTGACCTACTACCGCAACGGCGTCGAAATGGCCGCGCAGACCATCACGCAGTTCCCGGATGTGGCGATGCCCCTCTTCTTCGGCGGTGATTCAACGGCGACTAACGGCGAGAACTGGCGCGGGTTTCTCGACGAAGTGCGGATCTACGATGAGGCGCTCAGCGCGAGCGCCGTGCAGGCGCTCGTACCCCCGTCGCTTCAATTTCTCGCGGGCGATGTCAACGACGATGGCAATATCACGGTGGCAGACGACTTCGAGCCGATCCGCGCCAACTTCCTGCAGGTAGTGTCAAGCCGCGCCCAGGGCGACCTCACCAGAGACGGCTTCGTTGACTACGACGACTGGAATGAGTTCAAGGTTGCCTTCCTTGGCGCCGGCGGCGATTTGAGCAGCCTACAAGGCTTGCCGGTGCCCGAGCCATCCGCCGCGGTGCTCCTAGCTTTGCTGGCGTCAACGGTCGCGCTGGGTAGGCGCTGCAAGCAGTGATGGGACGTCTAATCGGCAGTTGAGGCGGCCCGCTACCATCCGCTCGATCGGAGAAGAGCGTGAGTGCCCGTTAACAAGAGACACGTAAGCCATAACGAGGAAAGAGATGATGAGAAACAGCAATCACTTATGGTGTAGGACGCTGCCGATCGCCTTATTGGCGTTTATCCCGGTGGCGAAAGCAGATCTTGTTCACTATTGGAGCTTCGATGAGGGCTCCGGAACGACCACGGCAGACAGCATTGGCACTGCCACCGGCGTGATCGATGGGGCGACGTGGGCGACCGGTACGGGCAACCGAGCCACATTCCTTAGTTTTGACGGCAATAATGATCGCGTCGATCCAAGCTTGTCGTTCCCCACTATCACTACCGAAGATTCATCGTCGTGGACGTTCTGGGTAAACCTTGCGCCGGGAACGGCAGCGACTTCCAATGAGATCATCATCGGAAACAGGAAGGATGGCAACAACGTTGACATAGGTCCGGGCACGAGGAACTTCCTGAAAATTACGCCCCGGGGCCGTTTCAATTTTCACCAAGGTGGCGGGCACGACGTTGATTTCGCCCCATTTCCAACAGACACTTGGACGCACTTCGCTTTCTCTCGGGAGGGAGATCAGCTCACCTGGTACATCGATGGCGTCGCCGCGAACGGAGGGGTTCCTTCCACCATTCCCGGGTTGGCTACTTCGGCTACCGGCGCCATTCTCCCGTTCTACATGGGCGGAGAGCCCGCCCTTGCTGGTGCCGAGCACTTTGCCGGGGGTCTTGACGACGTGCGGATCTACAACCACGCCCTCACGGCTCAGGAAGTCCTGCAATCGATGCTGCCGTTTGGTCTGCCCATCCCGGGGGACGCTAACGATGACGGAGTGGTCAACGAGGCGGACTTAACCATCGTTCGCAATAACTACTTCAACAACGTCACCGGAACGCCGGTAGAGCGGTTCTTGGCGGGTGACATGAACCTCGACAGCATCGTCGATTTCCGGGACTACCGCATCTGGAAGGACAACTACGTGCCTTCGGCGCTCGGCTTGGCCTCAGACGCCGTCCCCGAGCCGACTGCTCTTGGGCTCGCGCTCTTCGCTGGAGTCACGCTTTCCGCTTTGCGCCGACGGGCTTAAGAGGCCTCGTTTGGCGGATCGACGTTCTTCCTTCAATGATGATCCTTACGCGATATAAGGGCTTATCCCAATGACTAGAACTAGGTACACCGTAGTGCTGCTCGCCATGGCGATGGCGACCAGTGTCTCCTCTACAGCACTGGCGCAAGAAAACTACAACTGGTTACCCGCCGGCAACGGCGACTGGAAAGAACCACTCAACTGGGACAATGTCAATTTTGGCAACAATGTGCCCGAAGCGAATTTTGACGACGTGGCGGTCATCGGCAATGGCGGTACCGCCCAGGTGACCGACACGCGTCTCGATGTCGGTGGCATCAACGTCAACAGCGGCACGCTTAGCGTCATGGCCTTGGGCAATCTAACTTCTAGGGTTGGCAATGGCGGCCTCTCTTCGGGGAATGTTGCCGTGGGGGGCGGCGGTACGTTGCATGTAGCCGGCGGGGGCGTCTTGAACGTCGGCACCCCAACCGACAGTTCCAACCTGAGCCTCGCTGGAACCTATCGTGTTGAGCTAACCGCTGCTGATCAAAACCCAGTCAACGTCAAAGGGACGGCTACGCTGGGCGGCGGTTTCGTGGCGAACGTCAACGGGGCCACAGTCAATGCCGGGAGCACTTGGGACGTGATCGACGCAACCTCGATCGCTGGCAACTTCGGTTCCGTCACGGCCGAGGGTACGCCGCTGCCGGTTGGGCGGGTTTTTTCGCTCAACCAGATGGCGGGCGGGAACGGCTCGATCTTGCGGCTTGGTGTTGAGCAGCGGCTGGTGCTGACGGTAGATCGCAATCTGAACACCGCGACGATCCGCAATGCAGCCAACGCAGCGGCGCCCATCAATATCGACAGCTACTTGATCCAATCCGCAACCGGTTCGATCAACCCGTCGGGCTGGACGAGCATTGCGGACTCAGATGCTGCTTGGAAGGAGGCGGGCAGCGGGGCGGTGACCAGCAACGCTGTCGCCGAGTTCAACCCGACCGCTTCTCGGGCCTTCGGCGCCGGCCAGCAACAAGGGATCGGCACGATCTTTTCTGCCAACTATTCCGGCATCCCGTTCGGGGATGATTTTTCGGGGCTGCAAGACTACGTGTTCACCTACACCAATGCCGGGCAGACCTCGACGGGCGTGGTGGAGTATGTAGGAGACTTCGCCGAGAACAATATCGTGCTCACGGTCAATCCCGCGACCGGCGCCGCGGCGATGCAAAACGAATCTGGCAGCGGTGTCTCCATCGATTCCTATTCAATCGCCTCAGCGGCCGGCGGCTTGCTGACCAGTTGGAACAGCCTACAAGACCAGGGGGGCCCCGGTGGAACCTGGTTAGAAGCCAACGCGTCCGCCAACCGGCTTTCGGAACTGACGCAAACGGGGGCCACGCGGCTGAATCAGAACGAGGGCTTCAACCTCGGCACGCTCTTCAACACGGCGTCGGCTCAGGACCTGACCTTTCAATTCTTGATCGCCGGCACTACCACGGTGGTAAACGGGATCGTGGAATACGGCGCGCTGCCGACCAACCTGCTGCCTCCGAGCGCGTTTAACCCCGCGGATTACAACCAGGACGGCTTTGTTGACGCGGCCGACTACACGGTGTGGCGGGATGGCGGAAGCCCTGATTCGACCAATGCGGGTTACCTGCTGTGGAAGCAGAATTTTGGGGCTGGGGCCGGCGTGGCGGCTGCCCAGTCATCAGCGTCAGTACCGGAGCCGTGTTCGGCTTGTTTGGGATTGATTGTCCTGTCGCTAGCCTTGCGAGGCAAACGACGCCTGTGTTCGACGTAACGTGCGGTCAAGTGACTGGTCCAAGTGCGGTTCGGCACGCGCAGAACGGGTTTCCGCGCATGCCGGGCCGCTTCTTTTCGTTCGCGGCCATCGCCGACCGGCCGGTTCTCAAGTATGCAAGAGTGTAGGCGCTCCAGGACAATCAATAGAGTCAGGCAGTCGAGGATTCTGTTCTGTCGGGCCGCCGCCGTTAGCAATCGTCATTTTTGCTGCGCCGTCCTCGCTCAGCAGCACGTCGGAGCATCGGCAGGGCCCTACTCAGTAGCAACCGAAATCATGAAAGCATTGACCGGCAGGCAGAGAATCCGAGTCTTCCAGTTCGAGCGGCTGGAGGAGCGCCGGGTCTTGGCGGCAGACCTCGTGATTTCGGAGTTTCTGGCGTCCAACAGCGGCGGTCTGAAGGACGGCGACGGCGATTCGTCCGACTGGGTCGAGGTTCTCAACGCGGGCGATACGGCGGCCGACCTGGGGGGCTACTACCTGACGGACGACAGCACGAACCTCACCAAGTGGGCTTTTCCTGCCGGGACAACGCTTGGCCCCGGCGCCATGCTGATTGTCTTCGCCTCGGACAAGGGCGCCAACGGCCCGGCGGGCGAGCTTCACACCCCTTATAAGCTTAGCGCCGGCGGCGAGTACCTGGGGCTCATCGACCCCGATGGCCAGAGCGTCGTCCACGCCTTCGCGCCCGAGTTTCCATCGCAAGAGACGAACATTTCTTACGGCTTGTCGATGACGAGCAGCGAAGAGCAGGTGCTGGTTGGTTCCACCGCCGCGATGAGCTACTGGGTCCCAACGAGCGGCGTGGTTGATTCGACCTGGACCCAGCTCGCCTTTGATGACAGCGGCTGGGCGGTCGGCACGCCCGGGATCGGCTACGAGAACAACCTCGGCAGCGACAGCAGCTACGATCCGCTGATTAACGCCCCCGTCCCGTCGGGGACGACCACGGCCTACACCCGGTTTTCGTTCAACCTGACAGACCTGAGCCAGATCAGTTCGCTCTCCTTGGAGATGATCTATGACGACGGGTTTGCCGCGTATCTGAACGGCGAACTGGTCGAGTCCGAAAACGCTCCGGCCACCCTCAACTTCCAGTCTTTCGTCAGCTCCAATCTGGAGCGGCCCGACGGCGAGGTCCTCGACGCGTATGTCCGATTCGACCTGTCTGCCTTCACAGACAGGCTGGTAGTGGGCGAGAACGTGCTGGCGATCCACGCCTTGAACCAGGCGAGTAGCTCGGACATGCTGATGATC from Pirellulimonas nuda includes:
- a CDS encoding LamG domain-containing protein, with translation MRRNRLATVGLLNCTLFAANLSPAALLHHWAFDDGSGDTAVDSAGANNGAIVGATWATGAGDRASYLSFNGTDSRVDPALTFPSISQADSSSWAFWVNPASAQTNDIIVGNRKDGSNVDIGPGTRNFLKVTPFSRFDFHQGVAKSVTLTTFPVDEWTHFAFSRSGDQLTWYINGVAENGGLPATIPGLDAVPNGAILPFYIGGEPGQNQNEHFAGGIDDVRIYDSAISAAEVRALAGVVPEPSALHLLFAVGGFLLISGWRTREQACPNAIESLRG
- a CDS encoding endo-1,4-beta-xylanase, with product MILAVVFNRRAARIFGPCRLGGLTMIILALWSLLSGAVARAQPITFPRGGADVVAFGQDEPLRFRTKGIEATGAWTPIEGMPFREAYRVESGTRITDRKNVQVTIPIREPVRKGDVLLLSFWTRRPNAGGQPNNVYFCIDPGSAPHGFEYQLSAYREWKQHVRSFVTRQDLDPDSSSVHIDLGEAGTVAEVADLRLINYGPDRAPDTLPRSTVVYRGRAADSAWRAEALDRIERIRKGALVVRVVDAQGDPIPNASVTVVQQRHAFGFGAAVNSEVLGAKESDFPVQPKGKLSVTWEDAQRYREVVRKYFNRVVFESELRPGNWALMRRGQPGWVRRHDILMNSTLPWLNANRIAARGHYLGWAPMDFNEVEKPFLGDPQAHKAWLWGHMADVLPETAGYVAEWDAINHIVGWGKHTYEQEYGGLEIYAEILAEARRLAPGAAHAINEGKVLPDGYKREPYKRIIRFLNEEGQAPDLVGFMAHFDLSTLTPPEELLEVYDDFAKIAPRLQLSELDVEVGDDEALQADYYRDVLIATFSHPNIEAIVQWGFWEPMHWKPAAALWRDDWTLKPAGEVFVDLVAGQWWTNEELTTNRQGKCRLRGFLGDYRVTARHDGVASTKEVALRREGSKLLIQLE
- a CDS encoding LamG-like jellyroll fold domain-containing protein; this encodes MMRNSNHLWCRTLPIALLAFIPVAKADLVHYWSFDEGSGTTTADSIGTATGVIDGATWATGTGNRATFLSFDGNNDRVDPSLSFPTITTEDSSSWTFWVNLAPGTAATSNEIIIGNRKDGNNVDIGPGTRNFLKITPRGRFNFHQGGGHDVDFAPFPTDTWTHFAFSREGDQLTWYIDGVAANGGVPSTIPGLATSATGAILPFYMGGEPALAGAEHFAGGLDDVRIYNHALTAQEVLQSMLPFGLPIPGDANDDGVVNEADLTIVRNNYFNNVTGTPVERFLAGDMNLDSIVDFRDYRIWKDNYVPSALGLASDAVPEPTALGLALFAGVTLSALRRRA
- a CDS encoding LamG domain-containing protein, whose protein sequence is MNRFLSYAVLVGSVLAVSSSQAVLVGHWQFQEGAGATAANSVVGGAVGAITNDATGGLGVDGSVWATDPVFGSVISFNGGAADAGFVRAGSLPILTLEQDFTWAFLANNQEPTQPNNIIVGNRRDGGSPEAEFTPRQFIKFTPTNFEWHMNANTNDNFNVADLTVGYWNHHAVVKDGAQLTYYRNGVEMAAQTITQFPDVAMPLFFGGDSTATNGENWRGFLDEVRIYDEALSASAVQALVPPSLQFLAGDVNDDGNITVADDFEPIRANFLQVVSSRAQGDLTRDGFVDYDDWNEFKVAFLGAGGDLSSLQGLPVPEPSAAVLLALLASTVALGRRCKQ